CGTCATTCCCATGCGAAAGAGGACAACCGTCGGCGTTGACATCGGCTATACGGAAATCAAGATGGCCATGATCAACACGGTTTCCGAGCGCAGGCATGAACTGCTCGACTTTACCACGATTCCATTTCCCGAGGGGATTGCACAAAACAGTCCCACCTTCCCGGCTTTTCTCAAGAATGCGATGAAAGAGTTCTGCGGCCGGAGCAAACATACAGCGATCTGGGCCGGCATCTCAGCCGCCCGTGTGGAAACACGCAATATAAAGATCCCTAAAGTTTCCAAAAAACAGATCGACAATGCCGTTTACTGGACGCTCAAAAAAGACCTTACCTTCGACGAAAATGAGATGATTTTCGATTTCGAAATCATTGGCGACATCATCGAGGACGGCATCAACAAGATCGAAACCATGGCCTATGTGGCTCCAAAGCAGGAGGTCGTCCAGCTAAAGAACCTGTTTGGTAAAATCGGGTTCCCCCTGACCGGCGTCTCCATCGTCCCTTTCGGCATGCAGAACCTGCTGCGCACCAATATCGTCGACGCCGGCGAAAAACTGGTGTGCAGCCTCTTTATCGGCAGGGACTGGTCCAGAATTGTCATCTACTCCCGCGGTAACCTCATTCTATCGAGGGGCATCAAGGCCGGCATACGCAGCATGATCGAAGCGGTGGCCCAGGAACTCGGCAGAGAAAAGATAACGGAAACCGAACAGGCGATCGACCCATCGGAAAGCAGCATATTCGGCATCGACCAGGAGACCTATATCGTCGACGTCGAACAGGCACGCAGGATATTCTTCAACCACATCAACGGGAAGGGCCCCGTTCAACTTGAAGAAACCGGGCGGGCCTTTCAGGATCGCGATGTTTTTGCCATGATCCTGCCGGCAGTCGAACGGCTGGTCAAACAGGTGGAAAGAACCCTGGATCACTACTATCTCCATTTCGGCAACGAGCGCATGAACCGAATATTCGTTTCCGGTCAATTGAGCGCCTACGCTAACCTGATAAACTACATGCGGGATCAACTGGATATTCCCATCGATACCCTCGATCCATTTTCCCCCAGACTCAACTACCTCGGCATCGCCACCCTGCCCGTCGATCCGACCCAGAAGGAGTCCTATGCGCCGGCCATCGGTCTGGGGCTTTCCAACAACGAGCTGACGCCGAATTTCATTTACACCTACAAGAACAAACAGTCCGACGACAATGCCAAACGGGCCAACCACATCATCGCGGCCGGCATCGTTTTGTTCATCGCCATCTGTTCCGGGGTCTATTGGTGGGGCAACGCATTTCTCAAAGAAAAGAGCGTAGAATTGGCGCAGTTGAAAAGCAAAGTTGAAACGTTCAGCCCCCTCGTCAACAAAGAGCTGATCATCAACCTTGCCAGCCAGACGAGAAACAAACGAAAATCCCTAAAACTACTTAGCTCCCGCTACAAAGGCATGGCCGTCATCAATGAGCTTTCGACCATAACGCCTGGGGAGATAAAGCTTTTGAGCATAACCGCAGATTTCGGTGATCCTGAAGCATCGCCGAAAGAAAACGGCAGACAGACACTGACCCTCGAGGGGATCGTCATGGGAGACCGGTTGACCTTCGAGTCGACGCTGGCCGCTTACATCGTCGGACTGGGAAGTTCACCCATGTTCCAGACACCCAGCGTGGAAAGCAAATCGTTCAAATTTCTAGAAAACAAAGAGGTGCTGCAATTCAGAGCCATGCTGGATCTGGTTTGATCCGCATGTCTCCGGCGGCAGCGACGGTGGCGCAATTTATCGCGGGGAGATCTTTGCCTCCTCTAAACGGAAACAGACGATGCCCATGAACTATCTGCCTTCACGAAATATTCTGTTGATTCTGATTTTTGGCGGCGGAATTTTTCTGTTCGTAATTCTGGCGATATTCCCCAACTACATGTCCTTCACCAACATGGAGCGCGAGATTGATACGTTGAGGAACAAAATAGAAGAGCAGAAAATTCTTTCGCCGATTTTCGAGGACCTTTCGAAGAAAGCGCAATTCACAAAACCAGCTTCTCTGCCCTTTCCGCCACCGGAAAAACTTTCCAAAAACGACACCAATAAGATATCGCCCATTATCCAGAGCATCGTCGAAAAAAACGGCTTCACGCTTGAAGATATCGACACGGACATCGAAAGCCTGATGTCTGAAACCGGCGTATTGAAGATGAGTGTCCATATGATCGGGGCGTTCGAAAATCTGAGGAATGTGCTTCTCGATCTGGGGGCGCTCCCCTATCTG
Above is a window of Deltaproteobacteria bacterium DNA encoding:
- the pilM gene encoding pilus assembly protein PilM, translated to VIPMRKRTTVGVDIGYTEIKMAMINTVSERRHELLDFTTIPFPEGIAQNSPTFPAFLKNAMKEFCGRSKHTAIWAGISAARVETRNIKIPKVSKKQIDNAVYWTLKKDLTFDENEMIFDFEIIGDIIEDGINKIETMAYVAPKQEVVQLKNLFGKIGFPLTGVSIVPFGMQNLLRTNIVDAGEKLVCSLFIGRDWSRIVIYSRGNLILSRGIKAGIRSMIEAVAQELGREKITETEQAIDPSESSIFGIDQETYIVDVEQARRIFFNHINGKGPVQLEETGRAFQDRDVFAMILPAVERLVKQVERTLDHYYLHFGNERMNRIFVSGQLSAYANLINYMRDQLDIPIDTLDPFSPRLNYLGIATLPVDPTQKESYAPAIGLGLSNNELTPNFIYTYKNKQSDDNAKRANHIIAAGIVLFIAICSGVYWWGNAFLKEKSVELAQLKSKVETFSPLVNKELIINLASQTRNKRKSLKLLSSRYKGMAVINELSTITPGEIKLLSITADFGDPEASPKENGRQTLTLEGIVMGDRLTFESTLAAYIVGLGSSPMFQTPSVESKSFKFLENKEVLQFRAMLDLV